The region CCACCACTGCCGGCGGACGTTCTCCTTGAGCTCCACGCCGAGCGGGCCGTAGTCCCACGCCGATCGGGTGCCTCCGTAGATCTCGCTGGAGGGGAAGACGAAGCCTCGGCGCTTGGCGAGGCTGACGACGGCGTCGATACGGTCGGCTGGCATGTTTCCTCCTACGCCGGCTGGCGGTCGGCGGGGGCGAGATGTGGATGGAACGGTCAGTTCGGGACCACGGTACGACCACCGCGGCCCTGAGCCCAGCAGAATACCGGGGGCGGGTCAGCTGACCCCGCAGACCTCCACGCCCCCGGTCTGCCCGTCCTGGCCGAGGCTGACCTGCTGCTGCTCCCGGTCGCCGCCGGCGAGCGTCACGTCGACCGGCACGGTCAGGCTGGTGGTGTCGACCTCACCCACCCGGAACGCCGCGACCTGTGGTTCGGCGGCGGCGCGACGCTCGAACTCGGGTCGGGACTCTCGCCGCTGCGCGTCGTCGCAGAGCTGGTCGTACGCCCGCCCGTAGTCCCGCTCGACAAGCGCCTGGTAGTAGTCGCCGGTCACGGTGCGGGCCTGCTCCCGGATCGCCTGCACGCCGCTGACGGCCAGGCCGACGACGGCGGTGCCGCCCCCGCCACAGCAGAGCACCAGGGCGAGCGCGCCGACGCCGAGGCCGAGCCAGAGCCGGGTGCGGCGGCCCTCGGTGGGCGGCGCGGCGAACGGCGGAGCCACCCCGGGTCCGGGTGGCGGAGCGGGTGCGGTCATAGGAGCAGCGTAGTGTCCGCCGGCTCAGCGGTAAGGACCCGCAGCCCGATCACTCTGGGCGACGACCACCGCTCCTCCGGGCGGCGCGATGGCCAGCGCCTCGTACGCGGAGGGCTCGTCGACCGACTCGGCGAGCAGCGGAACGGCGCTGACCTTGACTTCGAAGGCGCCCAGCGCCCGCCGGTAGGTGCCGACCGACTCCCACTCGGTGACCAGTGACCAGTAGCGGGGGTCGTCGAGCGCCCGGACCAGTTGACCGCGCAGGTAGCCGGGGCGGGCGGCCAGGGCGGTGAGGGCGGCGTGCGCCCGTTCGGTGAAGTCGTCGGCGGCATCGACGTCGACCACGAACCGGTTGGTCACCAGCACCGGGGTTCCTCCTCGTAGAGTCTGTGGGATGCAGCGTACGCAGCGCCCTCTGCTGGCCCGTTTGGCCGGGGCGAACCCGACGTCGGTGTTCCTGCTCACCCTGGTGGTGGTGCTGGTGGCGTTCTTCACGCCGGGGGTGATCGGCGGGCTGCTGACGCTGGCGCTCGCCGCGGTCCTGATCGCCCTGTTGGCGACGACCTGGGCGGTTCAGGCGCCGCGGACCCGGCTGATCCGCCTGCTGATGCTGACCCTGTTGGTGACGGTGGGCCTCGCGAAGCTGCTCTGACATGCACTCATGCGTTTTTGACAATCATTATCGTTGCCACGGACAGTTGAGGGCATGACCAACCGCGCCACGTACCGTGTCCTGGCCGCCGCGACCGCCCTGCTCGCCCTGGGCGCCGGGGCTGGCTGCTCCACCGGCGACGCCGCTGGCGCCGACCCGCAACGAGTCGACGTGGTGGCCGCGTTCTACCCGCTGCAGTTCCTGGCCGAGAAGATCGGCGGCGACGCGGTCCGGGTGACCAACTTGGCCAAGCCCGGCGCCGAGCCGCACGACCTGGAGCTCAACCCGAGCCAGGTCGGTGAGGTCAGCGACGCGGAGCTGATCGTCTACCTCAAGGGGTTCCAGCCGGCGGTGGACGACGCCGTCGCGCAGAACGGCGCTGACCGGGCCTTCGACGTGACGAGCGTGCAGCCGCTGCTGGACGCCTCCGCCGGCGGGCACGACCACGAGGGCGAGGAGGGGCACGCCGAGGAGAGCGGCGGCAAGGACCCGCACGTCTGGCTCGACCCGACCCGGCTGGCCGGCATCGGCGACCAGCTCGCCCAGCGGCTCGGCAAGGCCGACCCGGACCACTCCGCCGACTACACCGCCCGCGCCGCGGCGCTACGCGCCGACCTGACGACCCTGGACGGCGAGTTCAAGACCGGTCTGGCGACCTGCCAGCGGCGGGAGATCGTGACGAGTCATGCCGCGTTCGGCTACCTCGCCGACAGGTACCAGCTCG is a window of Micromonospora sp. WMMD961 DNA encoding:
- a CDS encoding metal ABC transporter substrate-binding protein, encoding MTNRATYRVLAAATALLALGAGAGCSTGDAAGADPQRVDVVAAFYPLQFLAEKIGGDAVRVTNLAKPGAEPHDLELNPSQVGEVSDAELIVYLKGFQPAVDDAVAQNGADRAFDVTSVQPLLDASAGGHDHEGEEGHAEESGGKDPHVWLDPTRLAGIGDQLAQRLGKADPDHSADYTARAAALRADLTTLDGEFKTGLATCQRREIVTSHAAFGYLADRYQLDQVGITGLSPDVEPSPQRLAHVIEEAKEHQATTIFFETLVSPKVAETIAGQVGAKTAVLDPIEGLAAGGNGDYLSVMRTNLQTLKTALSCS
- a CDS encoding antibiotic biosynthesis monooxygenase; translation: MLVTNRFVVDVDAADDFTERAHAALTALAARPGYLRGQLVRALDDPRYWSLVTEWESVGTYRRALGAFEVKVSAVPLLAESVDEPSAYEALAIAPPGGAVVVAQSDRAAGPYR